TCATCACTTTCCAGGTACCTTTCAAAAACTGCCTTGGCATTTCCAAACTGGTTTAACGCAAGTAAGGCATTGGCATATCGGATTTGCGCTTTGGCATGTTTGCGGGCAACTTTTTCAAAATCCTTGACCGCCTTTTTCTGATTTCCGGTGCGCATCAAAATATCGCCACGCTGCAAGCGATAAGCCATAATCTCGTCTTTTTGCTTGATAGCATTTGAGAATTCATCAGTGGCTTCTGGAAGAAGTCCGGTTTTTTTGTAGATCAAGCCAACATTATAACTCCATTTCCCCTCAGAATTCTTTTGCTGGTTTGCCTGGGCAAAGCTAAGACCATCCGAGAATTTCTTTTCTTTTCCGTAGGCGACGATAGAATTTACAACGCTGTAAGAATGATTGGATACGTTGGAAAAATCATCTCGCGCAGCCTGAAATTTCCGGCTCAAAAGATTGAACAAGCCTCTGTTGTATTGCAGCTGAGCATCCTGCCCCGACATGTCGACAGATTCCAGAATATGCAGTGCTTTTAAATAACTTCCGGAAAGCGCAAGTACAATCGCCTCATTATTCAGCCGCTGAACAGAATCTGACGGCATAAAAGATTGCTTGTCGTATTTTAAATATTCAGCCTGAAGTTCGCGTAGCTGATATTGGTACTCAGGTGTTTTTAATAATGCAGGATTATTTTCTTCGAAGGAGCGGTTGAAAATAACCAGCAAATCTTTCAGGTATCGCTGGCAAGCACTAAAATCCTGCGCTGATGCTGGCTGTTTTACACAAACCAAAAACATCACCGACATAACGATCAAGAACGAGCGGGTAATCTTCCTTATCATGACCCATGGGCTAGCGCGATTACTAACGTACTATAAATGAACAACATTATCAAAAATTACTTATTGACCGTGGCATTATAATTCTTTTGTCTAATTTTTTCTTGCTATATACTTATTAAGAATGTTTTACAACTTTTTCAATTTAATGTTGCGGTACCAAACGGTACTCCCCCAATCCTGCAAACCAATTCTTCCGGTGAAAGATCCTTTTGCGATCGGTGCAGCTTTTAGTCCGCTATTCGCAATACGTTGTTTCCAGTCGGCTCCTGCAAGGTCATGTTCCTGAACCATAAATCCGTTCTGGAAAACTGTCAATTTATTTTTCTGAATAATAAAATGAATCTGATTCCACTCCCCTTCCGGATTTCCTTCTCTTAAACGTGCATTGGCGACACTGAAAAAATCGCTGGCGCGGTGCGTATTTTCCTTGGCGCCTTCATAAATCTTGTCGTCAATAACCTGAAGTTCCAACCCTGTGTCATGCATGTTTTTATATTGAGGCAATTCTTTTACAAAAAAGAAAATACCGCTATTAGCATATTTACTGACTTTCCACTCAGCTTTAAATTCAAAATCGCCGTTTATGGCTTCATCAATTACAATATCCCCGCCGCCTTTTGCCTTGTTTCCTGCACGTTCAGGAACATTCAGTTTAATTGCTCCCTGCTCAACAATCCATGCCGGACCAACTTCCTTGGCGCCATACGCATGCCAGCCTTTGTAATCTTTCCCATCGAAAAGCAGTTTCCAGCCCTCTTTTTTCTCTTGTGCAGAAAGCGTGTTTAAACTTTGAGAATTGACCTGAAAACTTAATAGAAGAATGAAGAAAAAGAGGTGAGGAAATTTTTGCATGATAAAGTATATTTTATTGATCCGGTAAACACAAGTTCACCGGATCAATAAAATACTGATTTATCTTAAATTAATTATTTTCTCTCTGTCGAATTGGCAGCTATCAGAAGAGGTTCTCCTTTTATCAAAATAGTAACATCATGATCCGAAATATTTTCAACCGCCACGCCTTCCTGCGTTACCTCAACCCGAAGCAAAGCGCCACGGAAACCGATCCTGAAAGAATAAGAATTCCACTGTTCCGGAATGTATGGAT
The nucleotide sequence above comes from Dyadobacter subterraneus. Encoded proteins:
- a CDS encoding 3-keto-disaccharide hydrolase, with the protein product MQKFPHLFFFILLLSFQVNSQSLNTLSAQEKKEGWKLLFDGKDYKGWHAYGAKEVGPAWIVEQGAIKLNVPERAGNKAKGGGDIVIDEAINGDFEFKAEWKVSKYANSGIFFFVKELPQYKNMHDTGLELQVIDDKIYEGAKENTHRASDFFSVANARLREGNPEGEWNQIHFIIQKNKLTVFQNGFMVQEHDLAGADWKQRIANSGLKAAPIAKGSFTGRIGLQDWGSTVWYRNIKLKKL